In Aurantimicrobium minutum, the following proteins share a genomic window:
- a CDS encoding phytoene desaturase family protein, giving the protein MKSAEKKKIVIVGAGLGGLSAAALLAKAGHYVTVLERNSWIGGKSRRIEVAGQRIDTGPSLVTFPAVLEELFSRYDSLGPGTPSAEIANLELVRLPEVGTYFFRDEVVNLPVEPDHHWYPAWKRFDEIHGGLSPEMVKLLVSDPFDPSTLPAVNALLKNYGRHISTSSYLSSLDWMPEEFKEVIAIHTLNAGISPERTLALYATMPAVMAREGIFVPRGGVYEIALAISRMATAAGARILTDVPVASISRGRVTTENGFYDADVIIGAADAQVIDALLGKKIPQNERVSCSGVAVFAVLDEPLPESTVTHSVIMPSNPAQLHEALDRRELPEETMAFVNYYKPGHIYPNIKATAALLLTAPSDGKEYDLSSEFVQRELRRISQMMGLPRNLAECIEDYTVLHPKYFSSFGAEGGALYGATRKLWQGGPFHRPAYSSLSRPWLWRVGASVHPGGGIPAVLGGSMNSVARLLKKL; this is encoded by the coding sequence GTGAAATCAGCAGAGAAGAAAAAAATTGTCATCGTAGGCGCTGGCCTCGGTGGACTTAGTGCGGCAGCACTGCTTGCTAAAGCAGGCCACTACGTCACTGTTCTGGAGAGAAACTCATGGATTGGTGGAAAATCTCGTCGCATTGAGGTTGCCGGTCAACGCATCGACACCGGCCCTTCGCTCGTCACTTTCCCCGCAGTATTGGAAGAACTCTTTTCCCGGTATGACAGTCTGGGTCCTGGAACACCTTCAGCAGAAATAGCCAACCTTGAGTTAGTGAGACTTCCTGAGGTGGGGACGTATTTCTTTCGTGATGAGGTGGTGAATCTTCCCGTCGAACCAGATCACCACTGGTATCCAGCATGGAAGAGGTTTGATGAGATTCATGGAGGGCTTAGTCCCGAAATGGTCAAACTTCTCGTTTCTGACCCGTTTGATCCCAGCACGCTTCCAGCAGTGAATGCCCTGCTCAAAAACTATGGAAGACATATTTCAACAAGCTCGTATCTTTCCAGTTTGGATTGGATGCCAGAAGAATTCAAAGAAGTTATTGCAATCCATACGTTGAATGCAGGAATTTCGCCGGAACGCACTTTGGCGCTGTACGCCACGATGCCGGCAGTCATGGCACGAGAAGGTATTTTCGTTCCGCGTGGGGGAGTCTATGAAATTGCTTTAGCAATTTCACGAATGGCAACTGCAGCAGGCGCACGCATACTCACGGATGTGCCTGTCGCCTCTATTTCTCGAGGACGTGTCACCACTGAAAACGGGTTCTATGACGCCGATGTCATCATCGGTGCTGCCGATGCCCAAGTGATTGATGCATTGCTGGGGAAAAAGATTCCACAAAATGAAAGGGTCTCCTGCTCAGGGGTTGCTGTCTTTGCTGTGCTGGACGAGCCGCTGCCGGAGTCAACCGTCACTCATTCGGTGATTATGCCCAGCAACCCAGCTCAACTCCATGAGGCATTGGATAGGCGAGAACTTCCAGAAGAAACTATGGCCTTTGTGAACTACTACAAGCCAGGTCATATTTATCCCAACATCAAGGCAACTGCTGCACTGTTACTCACTGCCCCCTCAGATGGCAAAGAGTATGACCTCTCAAGTGAGTTTGTTCAACGAGAGCTCAGGCGTATTTCCCAAATGATGGGGCTTCCGCGCAATTTAGCCGAGTGCATTGAGGACTACACCGTTTTGCACCCCAAATACTTTTCTAGTTTTGGTGCTGAGGGGGGAGCACTCTACGGGGCAACGAGGAAACTGTGGCAGGGTGGTCCATTCCACCGGCCGGCATATTCGTCACTGTCTCGACCCTGGTTGTGGAGAGTCGGAGCATCAGTTCACCCCGGGGGCGGAATACCTGCGGTCCTAGGTGGATCAATGAATTCTGTAGCCCGTTTGCTCAAGAAACTTTAA
- a CDS encoding UbiA family prenyltransferase, protein MLSRLLTISRPVLWVNTIGTTVMAMWLTGQLWTWDIIWILLWVTLPFNLLIYGINDIFDQETDNINIRKGGYGGAKIDPKEVPWIFWGVILTNVPFLVFFGLNYSWQANAWIWAYTLFFYFYSSPPLRFKGRPFLDSLSNADYAFPLAFVPLALGFEPIWMAVWGLMAWSLAKHTYDAIQDIEEDSYVGIKTTAVLLGAKGSLWWVSIWWAVSSVFFAFINIPLALANAGYAAWLVWLITQNDSPENAKRVYKYSVAYPYIVGAVAGVQLVLAIFFGLYQA, encoded by the coding sequence GTGCTCTCACGCCTTCTGACCATTTCCCGCCCCGTGTTGTGGGTAAACACCATTGGGACCACGGTCATGGCCATGTGGCTCACTGGCCAGCTGTGGACGTGGGACATTATTTGGATTCTGTTGTGGGTCACACTTCCGTTTAATCTTTTGATTTACGGCATCAACGACATTTTTGATCAAGAGACTGACAACATCAATATCCGCAAGGGCGGATATGGTGGGGCAAAGATTGATCCGAAGGAAGTTCCCTGGATTTTCTGGGGAGTTATTCTCACGAACGTTCCCTTCTTGGTGTTCTTTGGTCTCAACTATTCGTGGCAAGCAAACGCCTGGATCTGGGCATACACGCTCTTCTTCTACTTCTATTCTTCGCCACCTCTTCGCTTCAAGGGCAGGCCATTTCTTGATTCTCTAAGTAATGCTGACTATGCCTTCCCACTGGCCTTTGTCCCCTTAGCTTTGGGTTTCGAGCCCATCTGGATGGCCGTGTGGGGTTTGATGGCCTGGTCACTTGCCAAGCACACCTATGACGCCATCCAAGACATTGAAGAAGACAGTTACGTGGGAATAAAAACCACTGCAGTATTACTGGGTGCCAAGGGCTCACTGTGGTGGGTCTCTATCTGGTGGGCTGTTTCTTCTGTCTTCTTTGCGTTCATAAACATCCCTTTGGCACTAGCCAACGCCGGTTATGCAGCCTGGTTAGTGTGGCTGATTACTCAAAATGATTCCCCTGAGAATGCCAAGCGGGTCTATAAATACTCGGTTGCTTACCCTTACATCGTGGGTGCTGTAGCGGGGGTTCAACTCGTTCTGGCTATTTTCTTTGGTTTATATCAAGCGTGA